A part of Anolis sagrei isolate rAnoSag1 chromosome 3, rAnoSag1.mat, whole genome shotgun sequence genomic DNA contains:
- the COMTD1 gene encoding LOW QUALITY PROTEIN: catechol O-methyltransferase domain-containing protein 1 (The sequence of the model RefSeq protein was modified relative to this genomic sequence to represent the inferred CDS: inserted 2 bases in 1 codon; deleted 1 base in 1 codon), translating to MNEGARDPGAPPPPAFFLREASSHAPAASXLSRKMPLFGLSKEAAVGTAVLGVVAAAGFFAGRRSRSRFVFGTPKGSPNLLQQYVLDHSLREHPALAKLKMVTAERRDKRMMVSRDQAQLMANLAKLIRAKKVIEVGVYTGYNTLNMALVIPDDGKVVACDVNEESANLGKPVWKEAGVEHKIDLRIKPASQTLDGLLANGEAGTFDFAFIDADKGGYNDYYEKCLQLIRKGGIIAIDNVLLSGKVLNPEKYGGEVQSMHELNKKIFHDPRVTISMILMGDGVTLAFKL from the exons ATGAATGAAGGCGCACGTGACCCAGGCGCTCCGCCTCCT CCCGCCTTCTTCCTCCGGGAAGCGAGTTCTCACGCGCCCGCTGCCTC CCTCAGCCGCAAAATGCCTCTCTTCGGTCTCTCCAAGGAAGCGGCGGTGGGAACGGCGGTGCTGGGGGTGGTCGCTGCCGCGGGCTTCTTCGCAG GCAGACGATCCCGTTCGAGGTTTGTTTTTGGCACACCCAAAGGTTCACCCAATCTGTTGCAGCAGTATGTACTGGATCATTCCTTACGGGAGCATCCTGCTCTGGCCAAGCTGAAAATG GTTACCGCGGAGCGTCGAGACAAAAGGATGATGGTGAGCCGTGATCAGGCCCAGCTTATGGCCAACCTGGCAAAGCTGATTAGAGCAAAGAAGGTAATTGAAGTTG GTGTTTATACGGGGTACAATACTTTAAACATGGCTTTGGTCATACCAGATGACGGCAAAGTTGTTGCCTGTGATGTAAATGAAGAGTCTGCCAACCTTGGAAAGCCAGTGTGGAAAGAG gcAGGAGTGGAGCACAAAATTGACCTCAGGATAAAGCCAGCCAGCCAAACACTAG ATGGCCTTCTGGCAAATGGTGAAGCTGGAACCTTTGATTTTGCTTTCATTGATGCTGACAAAGGAGGCTACAATGATTACTACGAGAAATGTCTACAGCTTATAAGAAAAGGGGGGATAATTGCTATTGACAAT GTTTTGTTATCGGGAAAGGTACTTAACCCAGAAAAATATGGTGGTGAAGTCCAGAGCATGCACGAGCTAAATAAAAAGATCTTCCATGATCCACGAGTGACCATCAGCATGATCTTGATGGGGGATGGAGTGACATTAGCATTTAAGCTGTAA